Proteins from a genomic interval of Candidatus Thermoplasmatota archaeon:
- a CDS encoding translation initiation factor IF-2 subunit gamma, whose product MNQPEVNIGMVGHVDHGKTTLTQALSGKWTDEHSEELKRGISIKLGYADTTFYKCPNCPEPLCYSTKPVCPNCGEKGKLLRKISFVDAPGHETLMAVVISGAAIMDGALLLIAANEKCPQPQTEEHLMALDITGTKNIVIVQNKIDLVSKEEAIKNHEQILDFVNGTCAEESPVIPVSAHHETNLDTLIGAIEEYIPTPKRDRHKNPIMYTARSFDVNKPGTPPDKIQGGIIGGSLKQGILSVGDDIEIRPGRRIEEYGKERYESIFATISSIITGGKSVEKAGSGGLLGIGTEIDPFITKADALAGRIVGREGLLPPVWDALELDVHIINRTVGLNGESPETIKTNETLMLTVGTATTVGIVTSARDNIVQMTLKIPVCAEKGQRVAISKRIGGRWRLIGYGDIK is encoded by the coding sequence ATGAATCAACCTGAAGTGAATATAGGGATGGTGGGACACGTTGACCATGGTAAAACCACCTTGACTCAAGCCCTGTCTGGGAAGTGGACAGACGAGCATTCCGAGGAACTAAAGAGAGGGATATCAATAAAACTTGGTTATGCCGATACGACCTTCTATAAATGCCCGAACTGCCCCGAGCCGCTCTGCTATTCAACAAAACCCGTATGTCCTAACTGCGGGGAGAAGGGAAAGTTATTGAGAAAAATATCTTTTGTGGACGCTCCTGGGCACGAAACGCTTATGGCTGTTGTTATCTCCGGGGCTGCAATAATGGACGGAGCACTTCTGCTCATTGCTGCCAATGAAAAATGTCCCCAACCCCAGACAGAGGAACATCTGATGGCCTTAGATATCACCGGCACAAAAAATATCGTAATAGTCCAGAATAAAATAGATCTGGTAAGCAAAGAAGAAGCCATCAAAAATCATGAGCAAATACTTGATTTTGTTAACGGTACATGTGCGGAAGAATCACCAGTAATTCCTGTATCAGCACATCACGAGACAAATCTTGATACACTTATAGGGGCAATCGAAGAATATATACCCACTCCGAAGAGAGACAGACATAAAAACCCCATTATGTACACGGCCAGGAGTTTTGATGTGAACAAGCCAGGAACACCGCCTGATAAAATCCAGGGCGGCATCATAGGAGGTTCGCTGAAACAGGGAATTTTATCTGTCGGCGATGACATAGAGATTCGGCCGGGGAGAAGAATAGAGGAATATGGAAAAGAGAGATACGAGTCAATATTTGCCACAATTTCATCAATTATTACAGGAGGGAAATCGGTTGAGAAAGCAGGATCCGGCGGCCTGCTTGGAATCGGGACAGAGATAGACCCGTTTATCACAAAGGCTGATGCGCTGGCAGGAAGAATTGTGGGGAGAGAAGGGCTGTTGCCTCCCGTCTGGGATGCACTAGAACTGGACGTGCATATCATAAATAGAACGGTGGGGCTTAACGGGGAATCACCGGAAACTATTAAAACAAATGAAACTCTTATGCTTACGGTGGGAACAGCGACAACAGTAGGCATTGTAACGTCTGCGAGAGATAATATCGTCCAGATGACTCTTAAGATACCCGTCTGCGCCGAAAAGGGGCAAAGGGTAGCAATATCAAAAAGAATTGGGGGAAGATGGAGACTTATTGGATATGGTGATATAAAATGA
- a CDS encoding 30S ribosomal protein S6e produces MPEFKVVVSDKSEGCQVNIEGHHANSLVGKKIGDEVDGIFVSLPGYKLEITGGSDKDGFVMRKEIPGISRRRILVTKSVGFKPKDKGVRKRKTVCGNTIGLNTLQINMKVTKRGIKPMKELLKATEKKEEKNEST; encoded by the coding sequence ATGCCAGAATTTAAAGTGGTCGTAAGCGATAAAAGCGAGGGCTGTCAGGTAAACATCGAAGGGCATCATGCGAATTCATTAGTCGGGAAAAAAATAGGGGATGAAGTAGACGGAATATTCGTTTCCCTGCCCGGATACAAGTTAGAAATTACGGGCGGCAGCGATAAAGACGGTTTCGTAATGAGAAAAGAAATACCCGGGATTTCAAGGAGAAGGATTTTGGTTACAAAAAGTGTAGGTTTCAAACCGAAAGATAAGGGAGTGAGAAAAAGAAAAACAGTTTGCGGCAATACCATCGGCCTCAATACCCTGCAAATAAATATGAAAGTTACAAAGAGAGGGATAAAGCCCATGAAAGAATTGTTAAAGGCAACAGAAAAAAAAGAAGAGAAAAATGAATCAACCTGA